A stretch of Anaeromyxobacter dehalogenans 2CP-1 DNA encodes these proteins:
- a CDS encoding nucleotide sugar dehydrogenase → MPIKELDARIAARTARVGVIGQGYVGLPLALVFREAGFPVLGLDVDPAKIAAISRGESYIKHIGPDRVKAAVESGQYTATTDFERLRECDAILICVPTPLGPHREPDNSYIHSTAEKIAKQLRPGQLVVLESTTYPGTTDEEVKPLLEKSGLRFGDDFLLAFSPEREDPGRKDFSTKTIPKVVGGVDEASTRAAAALYGAALENVVPVSSARVAESCKLLENVFRSVNIALVNELKVIFDRMDIDVWEVIRAASTKPFGFMPFYPGPGLGGHCIPLDPFYLSWKAAEHGEWARFIELAGEINTRMPRYVVQKVADALNGDHKSVKGSRVLVLGLAYKANIDDDRESPSYEIIELLREGGAVVDYCDPYFPKTHRTRKHDLGLASVPLDAATFASYDAVVVATAHELFKDPKLFRGVRLVVDTRNMIPALVQGSGGPRVVKA, encoded by the coding sequence GTGCCGATCAAGGAACTCGACGCGCGGATCGCCGCGCGCACCGCGCGCGTGGGCGTCATCGGCCAGGGCTACGTCGGTCTTCCGCTGGCGCTGGTGTTCCGGGAGGCCGGCTTCCCGGTGCTCGGCCTGGACGTCGATCCCGCCAAGATCGCCGCCATCTCGCGGGGCGAGTCGTACATCAAGCACATCGGGCCCGACCGCGTGAAGGCGGCGGTGGAGAGCGGGCAGTACACCGCCACCACCGACTTCGAGCGGCTGCGCGAGTGCGACGCCATCCTCATCTGCGTCCCCACGCCGCTCGGGCCGCACCGCGAGCCCGACAACTCGTACATCCACTCGACCGCCGAGAAGATCGCGAAGCAGCTCCGCCCCGGGCAGCTCGTGGTGCTCGAGTCGACGACGTACCCGGGGACCACCGACGAGGAGGTGAAGCCCCTGCTGGAGAAGAGCGGGCTCCGCTTCGGCGACGACTTCCTGCTCGCGTTCTCCCCCGAGCGCGAGGACCCCGGCCGCAAGGACTTCAGCACCAAGACCATCCCGAAGGTCGTCGGCGGCGTGGACGAGGCGTCCACCCGCGCCGCCGCCGCGCTGTACGGCGCCGCGCTCGAGAACGTGGTGCCGGTGTCGAGCGCGCGGGTGGCCGAGTCGTGCAAGCTGCTCGAGAACGTGTTCCGGTCGGTGAACATCGCGCTCGTGAACGAGCTGAAGGTGATCTTCGACCGGATGGACATCGACGTGTGGGAGGTGATCCGCGCCGCGTCCACGAAGCCGTTCGGCTTCATGCCGTTCTACCCGGGCCCCGGGCTCGGCGGGCACTGCATCCCGCTCGACCCGTTCTACCTTTCGTGGAAGGCCGCCGAGCACGGTGAGTGGGCGCGCTTCATCGAGCTCGCGGGCGAGATCAACACCCGGATGCCGCGCTACGTGGTGCAGAAGGTCGCCGATGCGCTGAACGGCGACCACAAGTCGGTGAAGGGCTCGCGGGTGCTGGTGCTCGGGCTCGCCTACAAGGCCAACATCGACGACGACCGCGAGTCGCCCTCGTACGAGATCATCGAGCTGCTCCGCGAGGGCGGCGCGGTGGTGGACTACTGCGACCCGTACTTCCCGAAGACGCACCGGACCCGCAAGCACGACCTCGGCCTCGCCTCCGTGCCGCTCGACGCCGCCACGTTCGCGTCCTACGACGCGGTGGTGGTCGCGACCGCGCACGAGCTGTTCAAGGATCCGAAGCTCTTCCGCGGCGTGCGCCTGGTGGTGGACACGCGCAACATGATCCCCGCGCTCGTGCAGGGGAGCGGCGGGCCGCGGGTGGTGAAGGCGTAG
- a CDS encoding HNH endonuclease — MDAAARQPPGPPPPGLDLQALSAQAWALELPTPRERRSVLRHDAAELIDGLLVRVARGQGALDVAIGDGLAALSRGPGPLALGFSSVGDYARERLGIAPSTAQKLAGLSRGLRDRPLLREAVWRGEVSPRKAQTILKVARGADEAAWVARARTETVRALAAAARGAGAGGPEEPERLLRIDLPLTPRGRPWFDQALALAGRMLGASAPRWARVEIMCQEFLSSHPEPLGPDGRVQGADEAEEDWPGGARSEWLAAAMEALEAETARWSYLEVLDPVAAPPSPDEDGADPNVLDARLRALAGQRDRWDALLGHLGLLMMSLRLWREAGFASFSHYCAERLGMSARAVEQRAALERRLYELPALREAMAAGRISYEKARVIAAAADADTVHDWIARAGSTPCVALRREADAREDARAQMCARGDLPVRMPRRVLSLLEAVIRAARDAAGTRLDDEICLEWMALHFLQTWLDAVPPPRTRHQRVLERDGGLCTMPGCSRSAVHAHHLQLRSRGGSDDPSNLTSLCLAHHLGGVHGGFIELSGTAPQGLRVRLTS; from the coding sequence GTGGACGCCGCCGCTCGCCAGCCCCCGGGCCCTCCGCCACCCGGCCTCGACCTCCAGGCCCTGTCGGCCCAGGCGTGGGCGCTCGAGCTGCCGACCCCGCGCGAGCGCCGCTCGGTGCTGCGCCACGACGCGGCGGAGCTCATCGATGGCCTGTTGGTTCGCGTCGCCCGCGGCCAGGGCGCGCTCGACGTGGCGATCGGCGACGGCCTGGCGGCGCTCTCCCGCGGCCCGGGTCCGCTCGCGCTTGGGTTCTCGAGCGTGGGCGACTACGCGCGCGAGCGGCTCGGCATCGCCCCGAGCACGGCGCAGAAGCTGGCGGGCCTGTCCCGTGGGCTGCGCGACCGGCCGCTCCTGCGCGAGGCGGTGTGGCGCGGCGAGGTGAGCCCGCGCAAGGCCCAGACCATCCTGAAGGTCGCCCGGGGCGCCGACGAGGCGGCCTGGGTGGCCCGGGCGCGCACGGAGACGGTCCGTGCGCTGGCGGCGGCGGCCCGCGGCGCCGGGGCGGGCGGGCCGGAGGAGCCGGAGCGGCTCCTGCGCATCGACCTGCCGCTGACCCCGCGCGGCCGCCCCTGGTTCGACCAGGCGCTCGCGCTGGCGGGCCGGATGCTCGGCGCCAGCGCGCCGCGCTGGGCCCGCGTCGAGATCATGTGCCAGGAGTTCCTCTCGTCGCACCCGGAGCCGCTCGGACCGGACGGCCGGGTGCAGGGCGCGGACGAGGCGGAGGAGGACTGGCCGGGCGGCGCCCGCAGCGAGTGGCTCGCGGCGGCCATGGAGGCGCTCGAGGCGGAGACGGCGCGCTGGTCCTACCTCGAGGTGCTCGACCCGGTCGCGGCGCCGCCCTCGCCGGACGAGGACGGGGCCGATCCGAACGTCCTCGACGCGCGCCTCCGCGCGCTGGCCGGGCAGCGCGACCGCTGGGACGCGCTGCTCGGCCACCTGGGCCTGCTCATGATGAGCCTGCGCCTCTGGCGCGAGGCGGGCTTCGCCTCCTTCTCCCACTACTGCGCCGAGCGCCTGGGCATGTCGGCCCGCGCGGTGGAGCAGCGCGCGGCGCTGGAGCGGCGGCTGTACGAGCTGCCGGCGCTCCGCGAGGCGATGGCGGCGGGGCGCATCTCCTACGAGAAGGCCCGGGTCATCGCCGCGGCGGCGGACGCCGACACGGTCCACGACTGGATCGCGCGCGCCGGGTCCACCCCCTGCGTCGCGCTCCGCCGCGAGGCGGACGCGCGGGAGGACGCGCGCGCGCAGATGTGCGCGCGCGGCGACCTGCCGGTGCGCATGCCTCGCCGGGTGCTCTCGCTCCTCGAGGCGGTCATCCGCGCCGCCCGGGACGCGGCGGGGACCCGGCTGGACGACGAGATCTGCCTCGAATGGATGGCGCTGCACTTCCTCCAGACGTGGCTCGACGCCGTCCCGCCGCCGCGGACGCGTCACCAGCGCGTGCTCGAGCGCGACGGCGGGCTCTGCACGATGCCGGGCTGCTCCCGGAGCGCGGTCCATGCGCACCACCTCCAGCTCCGCTCCCGGGGCGGCTCCGACGATCCCTCCAACCTCACCTCGCTCTGCCTGGCCCACCACCTCGGCGGCGTGCACGGTGGGTTCATCGAGCTGTCGGGGACGGCACCGCAGGGGCTGCGCGTGCGGCTCACGAGCTGA
- a CDS encoding glycosyltransferase, whose protein sequence is MTSLSVLVPVYNEQHLVSTSLARLEILEGSPHLERVQVVVVDDCSRDATGEVLRAFAAARGVQWLENGPIENGVELCGHGRQGKFHWVFLRHVMNGGKGRAIRTALAEADCELSVIHDADLEYHPRDLVRIVKVFVEEEADAVFGSRFAGGEARRALLFRHELGNRLLTFLTNWVTNVNLTDMETCYKAVRTDLLKSIPIVSNDFRLEPELTIKLAKREARIFEIPISYSGRTYQEGKKINWRDGVKALWAITRFWLSDHVYQEDAYGSQILGRLARAPRFNAWMADVIRPFCGQRVLEIGSGTGNLTRRLVPRNTYVASDINPLYLQTLRGLTVDRPYLDVTLTDVTRGESFPRVEGGFDTVVCLNIIEHVDDDLGALRNVRAALAETGRAIVLVPRGPDLFGTLDEVLGHKRRYTENALVELATQAGFEVQELLHFNRVGTPAWWLNGKLLKRRSFGLLQIKALNLLTPLFRVIDRALPFAPLSIIAVLRPTSARPAAAGAGPDAAAGTDGEPGGPIDPDVSASA, encoded by the coding sequence ATGACCTCCCTCTCCGTCCTCGTCCCCGTCTACAACGAGCAGCACCTCGTCTCGACCTCGCTCGCCCGGCTCGAGATCCTGGAAGGCTCGCCGCACCTCGAGCGCGTCCAGGTGGTGGTGGTGGACGACTGCTCGCGCGACGCCACCGGCGAGGTCCTGCGCGCCTTCGCCGCTGCGCGCGGCGTGCAGTGGCTGGAGAACGGCCCCATCGAGAACGGCGTGGAGCTGTGCGGGCACGGCCGGCAGGGCAAGTTCCACTGGGTGTTCCTCCGCCACGTCATGAACGGCGGGAAGGGCCGCGCCATCCGCACCGCGCTCGCCGAGGCGGATTGCGAGCTGTCGGTGATCCACGACGCGGACCTCGAGTACCACCCGCGCGACCTCGTCCGGATCGTGAAGGTGTTCGTGGAGGAGGAGGCGGACGCGGTGTTCGGCTCGCGCTTCGCCGGCGGCGAGGCGCGACGCGCGCTGCTGTTCCGCCACGAGCTGGGCAACCGGCTGCTCACGTTCCTCACCAACTGGGTGACCAACGTGAACCTGACCGACATGGAGACCTGCTACAAGGCGGTCCGCACCGACCTCCTGAAGTCGATCCCCATCGTCTCGAACGACTTCCGGCTCGAGCCCGAGCTGACCATCAAGCTCGCGAAGCGCGAGGCGCGCATCTTCGAGATCCCCATCAGCTACTCGGGGCGCACCTACCAGGAGGGCAAGAAGATCAACTGGCGGGACGGCGTGAAGGCGCTGTGGGCCATCACCCGCTTCTGGCTCTCCGACCACGTGTACCAGGAGGACGCGTACGGCTCGCAGATCCTGGGGCGGCTCGCCCGCGCGCCGCGCTTCAACGCCTGGATGGCGGACGTGATCCGGCCGTTCTGCGGGCAGCGCGTGCTCGAGATCGGCAGCGGGACCGGCAACCTCACCCGGCGCCTGGTCCCGCGCAACACCTACGTCGCCTCGGACATCAACCCGCTCTACCTCCAGACGCTCCGCGGCCTCACCGTCGATCGCCCCTACCTCGACGTCACGCTCACCGACGTCACCCGGGGCGAGTCGTTCCCGCGGGTGGAGGGCGGCTTCGACACGGTGGTGTGCCTCAACATCATCGAGCACGTGGACGACGATCTCGGCGCGCTCCGGAACGTCCGCGCGGCGCTCGCCGAGACCGGCCGCGCCATCGTGCTCGTGCCTCGCGGCCCGGACCTGTTCGGCACGCTCGACGAGGTGCTGGGGCACAAGCGGCGCTACACCGAGAACGCGCTGGTGGAGCTCGCCACCCAGGCCGGCTTCGAGGTGCAGGAGCTGCTCCACTTCAACCGGGTGGGCACGCCGGCCTGGTGGCTGAACGGGAAGCTCCTGAAGCGCCGCTCCTTCGGCCTGCTGCAGATCAAGGCGCTCAACCTGCTCACGCCGCTGTTCCGGGTGATCGACCGCGCGCTGCCGTTCGCGCCGCTCTCGATCATCGCGGTGCTGCGGCCCACCTCGGCGCGCCCCGCCGCGGCCGGCGCGGGCCCGGACGCCGCCGCCGGGACGGACGGCGAGCCGGGCGGCCCGATCGATCCGGACGTCAGCGCGTCGGCATGA
- a CDS encoding capsule assembly Wzi family protein: protein MAVDGIGTPADELLRLGELSGAVPLSPRAIRRGGARVEARCAEGALPWDTAALEAGAGADGIRLVPLRLDAAWSSHYPSGGGTAAGGTGNDGLLWAGRGTSSMLSGGAAFRWGPFSGALAPAVSWSQNRWFTMRQNGQAGDLAYRNPFYGDGIDYPQRFGAGPFSDWSLGQSYLRADAWNVAVGISTENLWLGPGLRNSLTMTNAAPGFPHAFVGTSRPANIGIGTAEVLVYWGRLSRSTYVTHPTHPMVSGLVVDYTPRWVPGLTVGLSRHFVQVWDELQTRDWFAMFQSPRKNDLKGWYDDPTGNNPNDNQLASLFARWVFPESRLELYGEFGREDHEGSFYQYVREPDETAAWLLGLQKLFTAGGRTVRLQLEATALQQVRPTDSLRGMPTWYTHARDLSWTNEGQLLGASIGPGSDSQTLAVDVFGRGGRIGGYLERVRRDNAYYWANIEPLRDDRYTHDVEVTAGARQLLLAGPFEVSWDASASYRWSRAFLPRNEPNLRLLVQLALPIMPTR from the coding sequence ATGGCGGTGGACGGGATCGGCACGCCCGCCGACGAGCTGCTCCGGCTGGGCGAGCTGTCCGGCGCGGTCCCGCTCTCGCCGCGCGCCATCCGCCGCGGCGGCGCGCGGGTGGAGGCGCGCTGCGCGGAGGGCGCGCTCCCCTGGGACACCGCTGCGCTCGAGGCCGGCGCCGGGGCGGACGGCATCCGCCTCGTGCCGCTCCGGCTCGACGCCGCCTGGAGCTCGCACTATCCGTCCGGCGGCGGCACCGCCGCCGGGGGCACCGGCAACGACGGCCTGCTCTGGGCCGGCCGCGGGACCTCCTCGATGCTCTCCGGCGGCGCGGCGTTCCGCTGGGGCCCGTTCTCCGGGGCGCTCGCGCCGGCGGTGTCCTGGTCGCAGAACCGCTGGTTCACCATGCGTCAGAACGGCCAGGCCGGAGACCTCGCCTACCGGAACCCGTTCTACGGCGACGGCATCGACTACCCGCAGCGCTTCGGGGCGGGGCCGTTCTCCGACTGGAGCCTGGGTCAGAGCTACCTTCGCGCGGACGCGTGGAACGTGGCGGTGGGGATCTCCACCGAGAACCTCTGGCTCGGGCCCGGCCTCCGCAACTCGCTCACCATGACGAACGCCGCGCCCGGCTTCCCGCACGCGTTCGTGGGGACCTCGCGCCCGGCGAACATCGGCATCGGCACCGCCGAGGTGCTGGTGTACTGGGGGCGCCTGTCGCGCTCGACCTACGTCACGCACCCGACGCACCCGATGGTGAGCGGCCTGGTGGTGGACTACACGCCGCGCTGGGTGCCGGGCCTGACGGTGGGCCTCTCGCGCCACTTCGTGCAGGTGTGGGACGAGCTGCAGACGCGGGACTGGTTCGCGATGTTCCAGAGCCCGCGCAAGAACGACCTGAAGGGCTGGTACGACGATCCCACCGGCAACAACCCGAACGACAACCAGCTCGCCTCGCTGTTCGCGCGCTGGGTGTTCCCCGAGTCGCGCCTCGAGCTCTACGGCGAGTTCGGCCGCGAGGACCACGAGGGCTCGTTCTACCAGTACGTCCGCGAGCCGGACGAGACCGCCGCCTGGCTGCTCGGGCTGCAGAAGCTCTTCACCGCCGGCGGGCGCACCGTGCGCCTCCAGCTCGAGGCCACCGCGCTGCAGCAGGTGCGGCCGACCGACAGCCTGCGCGGCATGCCGACCTGGTACACGCACGCGCGCGATCTCTCCTGGACGAACGAGGGCCAGCTCCTCGGCGCGTCCATCGGCCCCGGCTCGGACAGCCAGACGCTGGCCGTGGACGTGTTCGGGCGGGGCGGCCGGATCGGCGGGTACCTCGAGCGCGTGCGCCGCGACAACGCGTACTACTGGGCGAACATCGAGCCGCTGCGCGACGATCGCTACACGCACGACGTCGAGGTGACCGCCGGCGCGCGGCAGCTCCTGCTCGCCGGGCCGTTCGAGGTGTCGTGGGACGCGAGCGCGTCCTACCGCTGGTCGCGGGCGTTCCTGCCCCGCAACGAGCCCAACCTGCGCCTGCTCGTGCAGCTCGCGCTGCCCATCATGCCGACGCGCTGA
- a CDS encoding glycosyltransferase family 4 protein gives MSPGSAELRAPAAGPGTAAWTTGLAEAFPSLRGLRIAIVDYLLVDPASGKINTGGTETYALTLTEVARALGGDVLHLQRSRVPLAPREVRPGLSLRTWRRPRELPALLRAAREEARGRPVVTILFIEDFVPGPEDQPSVFLHHGIVHDGAFERHPLRWPMTWVRDARKLWVWHRRRRQHYRLVTRTTRTVSVDTNVANVTRYMFPQLDWAGRITYVPNFGTLLPRADVLEKWRHGRPVTVLFARRFVMKRGTFLWADALADLAPRFPQVEFRCVGRGPGEPWLRALAGRYPNVAVLERPHAEMVEEHRRAHLAVVPSEWSEGTSLSAIEAMCAGAAVVSTDVGGLGNLVVPGATGVIAPATPAAFRDAVARLLERPAEARRLGLAGYRVAAASFSMPVWSERMCRVMAEVVADPAPRPPPRRVAPAPGVL, from the coding sequence ATGAGCCCCGGCTCCGCCGAGCTGCGCGCGCCCGCCGCCGGTCCGGGCACGGCGGCCTGGACCACCGGCCTCGCCGAGGCGTTCCCGTCCTTGCGCGGCCTGCGGATCGCCATCGTGGACTACCTGCTCGTCGATCCGGCGAGCGGGAAGATCAACACCGGCGGGACCGAGACCTACGCGCTCACGCTCACCGAGGTGGCGCGGGCGCTCGGCGGCGACGTGCTCCACCTGCAGCGCAGCCGCGTGCCGCTCGCGCCGCGCGAGGTGCGCCCCGGCCTGTCGCTGCGCACCTGGCGGCGCCCGCGCGAGCTCCCGGCGCTGCTGCGGGCCGCGCGGGAGGAGGCGCGGGGCCGGCCGGTGGTGACGATCCTGTTCATCGAGGACTTCGTCCCCGGCCCCGAGGACCAGCCCAGCGTCTTCCTCCACCACGGGATCGTCCACGACGGCGCGTTCGAGCGCCACCCGCTCCGCTGGCCCATGACCTGGGTCCGGGACGCGCGGAAGCTGTGGGTCTGGCACCGGCGGCGCCGGCAGCACTACCGCCTGGTCACGCGGACCACCCGCACCGTCTCGGTGGACACGAACGTCGCGAACGTCACGCGCTACATGTTCCCGCAGCTCGACTGGGCGGGCCGGATCACCTACGTGCCGAACTTCGGGACGCTGCTCCCGCGCGCCGACGTGCTCGAGAAGTGGCGCCACGGCCGCCCGGTCACCGTCCTGTTCGCGCGCCGCTTCGTGATGAAGCGCGGCACGTTCCTGTGGGCGGACGCGCTCGCCGACCTCGCCCCGCGCTTCCCGCAGGTCGAGTTCCGCTGCGTCGGCCGCGGGCCCGGGGAGCCGTGGCTCCGCGCGCTCGCCGGGCGCTACCCGAACGTCGCGGTGCTGGAGCGGCCGCACGCCGAGATGGTCGAGGAGCACCGCCGCGCGCACCTCGCGGTGGTGCCGAGCGAGTGGTCGGAGGGGACGAGCCTCTCCGCCATCGAGGCGATGTGCGCCGGCGCCGCGGTGGTCTCGACCGACGTGGGCGGCCTCGGCAACCTCGTGGTCCCCGGCGCGACCGGCGTCATCGCGCCGGCGACCCCGGCCGCGTTCCGCGACGCGGTGGCCCGCCTGCTGGAGCGTCCCGCGGAGGCGCGCCGGCTCGGCCTCGCCGGCTACCGCGTGGCGGCGGCGTCGTTCTCGATGCCGGTGTGGTCCGAGCGGATGTGCCGGGTGATGGCCGAGGTGGTCGCCGATCCTGCGCCGCGGCCGCCCCCTCGCCGCGTGGCGCCCGCGCCCGGCGTCCTCTGA
- the wecB gene encoding non-hydrolyzing UDP-N-acetylglucosamine 2-epimerase — protein sequence MNGPPQKILVVFGTRPEAIKLAPVIEALRARPGAEVRVCLTGQHREMVDAVLSFFGVVVDEDLAIMQPGQTLNGIASRALAGVDRVLEAFAPDWTVVQGDTTTAFAAALASFHRRVKVAHVEAGLRSHDRFKPYPEEVNRVMTAAVTDLHFCPTAQARDNLVAEGHAPGAIQVVGNTVVDALHLAVAKLDDPAVEQEVARGYEWLDPARPLVLVTGHRRESFGAPFRDLCLAIRELAERNAVQVVYPVHLNPNVREPVFELLRDAPGVRLVDPVPYPTLVWLARRSRFILTDSGGIQEEAAALGRPVLVMRDVTERRESIDAGVSRLVGTDRGAILEWSERLLKDEGTYRAMARKVDVYGDGRSSQRIADALLGPADPRP from the coding sequence GTGAACGGCCCCCCCCAGAAGATCCTGGTCGTCTTCGGGACCCGCCCCGAGGCCATCAAGCTCGCGCCGGTGATCGAGGCGCTCCGCGCCCGGCCCGGCGCCGAGGTGCGCGTCTGCCTCACCGGCCAGCACCGCGAGATGGTGGACGCCGTGCTGTCCTTCTTCGGCGTGGTGGTGGACGAGGACCTCGCCATCATGCAGCCTGGCCAGACGCTGAACGGCATCGCCTCGCGCGCGCTCGCGGGCGTGGACCGGGTGCTGGAGGCGTTCGCGCCCGACTGGACCGTGGTGCAGGGCGACACCACCACCGCCTTCGCGGCGGCGCTCGCCTCGTTCCACCGGCGCGTCAAGGTCGCGCACGTCGAGGCGGGCCTCCGCAGCCACGACCGCTTCAAGCCCTACCCGGAGGAGGTGAACCGCGTGATGACGGCCGCGGTCACCGACCTGCACTTCTGCCCCACCGCCCAGGCGCGCGACAACCTGGTCGCCGAGGGGCACGCGCCGGGCGCGATCCAGGTGGTGGGCAACACGGTGGTGGACGCGCTGCACCTCGCAGTCGCGAAGCTCGACGATCCCGCGGTCGAGCAGGAGGTGGCGCGCGGCTACGAGTGGCTCGATCCGGCGCGGCCGCTCGTGCTCGTCACCGGCCACCGGCGCGAGAGCTTCGGCGCGCCCTTCCGCGACCTGTGCCTCGCCATCCGCGAGCTGGCCGAGCGGAACGCGGTGCAGGTGGTCTACCCGGTGCACCTCAACCCGAACGTGCGCGAGCCGGTGTTCGAGCTGCTCCGCGACGCGCCCGGCGTGCGCCTCGTCGATCCGGTCCCCTATCCGACGCTGGTCTGGCTGGCCCGGCGGAGCCGCTTCATCCTCACCGACTCCGGCGGCATCCAGGAGGAGGCCGCCGCGCTGGGCCGGCCGGTGCTGGTGATGCGCGACGTGACCGAGCGGCGCGAGAGCATCGACGCGGGCGTGTCGCGCCTCGTCGGGACCGACCGCGGCGCGATCCTGGAGTGGTCGGAGCGGCTGCTGAAGGACGAGGGCACCTACCGCGCCATGGCGCGCAAGGTGGACGTCTACGGCGACGGGCGCTCCAGCCAGCGCATCGCCGACGCGCTGCTCGGGCCCGCGGACCCGCGCCCATGA
- a CDS encoding NAD-dependent epimerase/dehydratase family protein — MKIFVTGATGYIGSAIVSALTRGGHQVTGLSRSEEKDAELRRRGATPARGALGHVGALARELAAQDAVVHAAVDYGLGPPADAEAVEAMITAARAAGRPFSIVYTSGVWVLGDTGGIADERAPTDHPAAATAWRPAHEQRVLGAAGDRIAAAVIRPGMVYGGRRGLITPWFDQATREGAATVVAPGTQRWSFVHVEDLAELYRLVVERRGQGVFHGVDGRPTPVAEAAAAYSRAAGKGAVRELPLAEARKGMGPMADALAMDQQVVTARAGEVGWTLRHADLVSTAADMYREWKG, encoded by the coding sequence ATGAAGATCTTCGTCACCGGCGCGACCGGGTACATCGGCAGCGCCATCGTGTCCGCGCTCACCCGCGGAGGGCATCAGGTCACCGGCCTCTCGAGGTCGGAGGAGAAGGACGCCGAGCTTCGCCGGCGCGGGGCCACCCCGGCCCGGGGCGCCCTCGGCCACGTGGGCGCGCTCGCCCGCGAGCTCGCGGCGCAGGACGCGGTGGTGCACGCCGCGGTGGACTACGGCCTGGGACCGCCGGCCGACGCCGAGGCGGTCGAGGCGATGATCACCGCGGCCCGCGCGGCGGGCCGGCCGTTCTCGATCGTGTACACCTCCGGCGTCTGGGTGCTGGGCGACACCGGCGGCATCGCCGACGAGCGCGCCCCCACCGATCATCCGGCGGCGGCCACGGCCTGGCGACCGGCGCACGAGCAGCGCGTGCTGGGCGCGGCCGGCGATCGCATCGCCGCGGCGGTGATCCGCCCGGGCATGGTCTACGGCGGCCGGCGCGGGCTCATCACCCCGTGGTTCGACCAGGCGACGCGCGAGGGCGCTGCCACGGTCGTCGCCCCCGGCACGCAGCGCTGGTCGTTCGTGCACGTGGAGGACCTGGCGGAGCTGTACCGGCTGGTGGTCGAGCGGCGCGGGCAGGGCGTGTTCCACGGGGTGGACGGGCGGCCGACGCCGGTCGCCGAGGCCGCCGCCGCGTACAGCCGCGCCGCGGGGAAGGGTGCGGTGCGCGAGCTGCCGCTCGCCGAGGCCCGCAAGGGCATGGGCCCGATGGCGGACGCGCTCGCCATGGACCAGCAGGTGGTGACGGCCCGCGCCGGCGAGGTGGGGTGGACGCTCCGCCACGCCGACCTCGTGTCCACCGCCGCGGACATGTACCGGGAGTGGAAGGGGTAG